The Pangasianodon hypophthalmus isolate fPanHyp1 chromosome 13, fPanHyp1.pri, whole genome shotgun sequence genome includes a window with the following:
- the LOC117598990 gene encoding protein outspread isoform X4, protein MEEKGQQQVHASGSHLLRRGRGETHRTHSPGREEVYRLFGKQRRRSQVISQFEQENGMYMPAREQCSSSSISTCSAAEYDQDDRANHSTTRAFARGHGASGVSASTCRRSKSLERNLAEHTPTPDLLNFKKGWMSRLGEDGKWRKHWFVLTNQSLRFYRDSVAEEAADLDGEINLSTCYDITDFPVQRNYGFQIHTKDGVFTLCATTSGIRQNWIQAVMKNVQTSVAPDVTCSLPQNVPVGMVSECRFPFASNSSCLEEEKRSSVSERRREGHYKTFDWAEFSHMRKKRETLSRHSGIESEFVCGDSVPPAPASSPEDPVTSSITVVHTEAGEAPHVTKTTDSSPLMVRSSIVASKPSDQKSTEVGGVDFFNDISNAQMEEKKEADLYTSPSPATFSSLSVQTEWQWELELKTLHRELKAMYERSERERREYKLSEARLQTELIGSLDCLHETESKLQKTEATLRERESELEELRSCLEEVSERMKAAEEVQALKDVRLQRHLRLLEENQERERRSLSDSLEHAEKHGKELEERLMQTEAMLQKMPTGGIVEQLERKCQELQNQLDESDSELSRLQARLQNEETLYYDMEHNYEQVCEELELVRGTLQNCERVCEERFRIQLEQQQEKLNRKERELQEVFLKMGCSGATLEMSEHMWLKDACHHLQESPSTGEKVRNFGFGDLGKQPVAQGDESEQVISVIQALESKLCDTEERLQEINVHLQQQQQKLGDKVNALKVDEQWSVQIPNESLGLGNRDDKPDGKCCGIIREKTAINTKVNLVTNKMLNFDLQEALHEEVTSPMKGLSRGMTSRMLSLEALVIQKMASALEHPSKQLLEGISELQSQAKALREAYDGSSEGPVTRNYSQLFSYYQELGEAGCSLDEWEIYSMCMKAELAYLTYTNHIHNPEKENGSQTFNVPFCLWSEVTPLDTKEETNSKKGLRLCDVSLPELVPCREQMQGEKVGYCPGDMDKESLVEELQAQARSLQTLSEQLHPLDQGLDAGVLSELSPVLLRTVLFQAILAYMSSRLHVALQRQVRLLQDQWEQAMCQCHRLEGLLQEQAERYEEKLREDRVVIEVAELARVSAETAAQIKGQEVQRLEAEFEKKLQELQQIHEEEMTRFHECCIQSQSQTVTPTESSNGDSKLSMKERISELELQIRCLEEEIRRGDANALRQAYEQELETLKVTCELGFGSMEQSHQRVIEEMQRQHQIEVEQLLEEKERVLQEETNATIAAIEAMRKAHKEELEKSQKAQQNGASTDINKLRAQFKDELDSLHRELEVLSEQYSQKCLENAHLSRAIETERQALISVERDNQELHTRNQELNKHLVAELSLMQSCVNGGVDQSELSQGKDVIQLEVALRVKESEIQCLKQEISSLKEELQAANRRCKKLLNELSVSGVKCQSACVKHSAETYRQRSQSYDVIKSKSNPDFLKNRIKPNQPTRSKSLKERLSVQERMKLFESGSK, encoded by the exons ATGGAAGAGAAGGGACAGCAGCAGGTACATGCATCAGGATCCCACTTGCTCAGGCGTGGAAGAGgtgaaacacacagaacacacagccCTGGAAGAGAGGAGGTGTACCGTCTGTTCGGAAAGCAGCGCAG gcgATCACAAGTGATTAGTCAGTTTGAGCAGGAAAATGGGATGTATATGCCTGCCAGAGAGCAGTGTTCCTCTTCATCAATATCCACCTGTTCTGCTGCAGAATATGATCAAGACGACAGAGCAAATCACAGTACAACACGG GCGTTTGCTCGTGGTCATGGTGCATCTGGTGTCTCTGCTTCCACCTGCCGACGCTCCAAATCATTGGAGCGCAATCTGGCTGAACACACTCCCACG CCTGACTTGTTAAATTTTAAGAAGGGATGGATGTCAAGATTGGGAGAAGATGGAAAG TGGAGGAAGCATTGGTTTGTTCTCACTAACCAGAGTTTAAGATTCTACAGAGATTCGGTTGCTGAAGAG GCTGCAGATCTGGATGGTGAGATCAACCTGTCCACCTGTTATGACATCACAGACTTTCCTGTGCAGAGGAACTATGGCTTTCAAATTCAT ACTAAAGATGGAGTTTTTACACTCTGTGCAACAACATCTGGGATTCGCCAGAACTGGATTCAGGCAGTTATGAAGAATGTTCAGACATCTGTTGCCCCTGATGTCACATG CTCTCTTCCTCAAAATGTGCCAGTGGGCATGGTTTCTGAATGTAGATTTCCTTTTGCTTCAAACTCCTCATGTttagaggaggagaagaggagcaGTGTCAGTGAACGACGCAGGGAGGGGCATTACAAAACCTTTGACTGGGCTGAGTTTAGTCACATGCGGAAGAAAAGGGAGACACTCAGCAGGCATTCAGGAATAGAATCAGAGTTTGTCTGTGGTGACTCCGTGCCCCCTGCACCTGCATCATCTCCTGAAGACCCTGTCACAAGCTCCATTACAGTGGTGCATACTGAGGCGGGCGAGGCTCCACATGTTACAAAGACCACAGACTCGTCACCGCTCATGGTGAGATCCAGTATTGTCGCCAGTAAACCAAGTGATCAGAAGAGTACAGAAGTTGGtggtgtggatttttttaatgacatttctaATGCACAGatggaagagaagaaagag GCTGATCTTTACACCTCGCCCTCACCAGCCACATTTTCCTCATTGTCAGTGCAAACAGAGTGGCAGTGGGAGCTGGAGCTTAAAACGCTCCACAGGGAACTGAAGGCCATGTAtgagagaagtgagagagagaggagggagtatAAACTCTCTGAGGCCCGCCTCCAGACTGAGTTGATTGGCAGTCTGGACTGCCTACATGAAACAGAGTCAAAACTGCAGAAAACTGAAGCCACCCTGAGGGAACGAGAGAGTGAGCTGGAGGAATTGCGAAGTTGTTTGGAAGAAGTTTCAGAACGTATGAAGGCTGCAGAGGAGGTGCAGGCTCTGAAAGATGTTCGCCTACAGAGACACTTGCGCCTTCTGGAGGAGAATCAGGAAAGGGAGAGGAGGAGTCTCAGTGATAGTCTTGAGCATGCAGAGAAGCATGGGAAGGAACTGGAGGAGAGGCTTATGCAAACAGAAGCGATGCTGCAAAAGATGCCAACAGGGGGCATAGTGGAGCAGTTGGAGAGAAAGTGCCAAGAGCTGCAGAACCAGCTAGATGAATCGGACAGCGAGTTGAGTAGGTTGCAGGCACGGCTTCAGAATGAGGAGACGCTGTACTATGATATGGAGCATAACTATGAGCAAGTATGTGAGGAGTTGGAGTTGGTGCGCGGCACATTGCAAAACTGCGAGAGGGTATGTGAAGAGCGCTTTAGAATCCAGTTGGAGCAGCAACAAGAAAAGCTTAATAGGAAGGAGCGGGAGCTGCAAGAAGTGTTTCTGAAAATGGGTTGCTCGGGTGCGACTCTGGAAATGTCTGAACACATGTGGCTGAAAGATGCCTGCCACCATCTTCAGGAGAGCCCAAGCACTGGGGAGAAGGTCAGGAATTTTGGGTTTGGTGATTTGGGGAAACAACCAGTTGCACAGGGAGATGAATCAGAACAAGTAATCTCTGTGATACAAGCATTGGAAAGCAAATTGTGTGACACAGAGGAGAGGCTTCAGGAGATCAATGTGCATCTccagcaacaacagcaaaaacttGGTGATAAGGTAAATGCTCTTAAAGTTGATGAGCAATGGAGTGTGCAGATACCCAATGAGTCATTGGGACTAGGCAATAGAGATGACAAACCAGATGGAAAATGTTGTGGGATCATACGAGAAAAGACTGCGATTAATACTAAAGTTAACTTGGTTACTAATAAGATGCTTAACTTTGATCTCCAGGAAGCCTTGCATGAAGAAGTTACAAGTCCAATGAAGGGTTTATCTCGTGGGATGACTAGCAGGATGCTGTCCCTAGAAGCATTGGTCATCCAGAAGATGGCTTCTGCACTAGAGCATCCCAGCAAACAGCTCCTAGAGGGGATTTCAGAGTTGCAATCCCAGGCCAAGGCCCTTAGAGAGGCTTATGATGGGAGCTCTGAGGGGCCAGTCACAAGGAATTACTCACAGTTGTTTTCATACTATCAGGAGTTGGGTGAGGCAGGGTGCTCACTGGATGAGTGGGAGATCTATAGCATGTGTATGAAAGCAGAACTAGCATACCTCACATACACAAACCACATACACAACCCAGAGAAAGAGAATGGGTCACAGACATTTAATGTCCCATTCTGTCTTTGGTCTGAGGTTACACCACTTGATACCAAAGAAGAAACTAATTCCAAAAAAGGACTCCGGCTATGTGATGTCAGCCTGCCTGAACTGGTACCATGTAGGGAACAGATGCAAGGTGAGAAGGTGGGGTACTGCCCAGGAGACATGGACAAAGAGAGTCTAGTGGAAGAGCTGCAGGCACAGGCTCGTTCCCTGCAGACCCTctctgagcagctgcatccttTGGATCAAGGTTTGGATGCAGGTGTACTGTCTGAGCTTTCTCCAGTCCTCCTGCGGACTGTGTTGTTCCAGGCCATTCTGGCATACATGTCAAGCCGACTACATGTGGCTCTGCAGCGGCAAGTGCGTCTCTTGCAAGATCAGTGGGAGCAGGCTATGTGCCAGTGCCACAGACTGGAGGGCCTGTTGCAAGAACAGGCTGAGCGCTATGAGGAAAAGCTGCGTGAGGATCGCGTGGTCATAGAGGTGGCCGAGCTGGCACGCGTCTCAGCTGAGACAGCTGCGCAGATAAAGGGACAAGAAGTTCAGCGACTGGAAGCAGAGTTTGAGAAAAAGCTCCAGGAGCTTCAGCAAATCCATGAGGAAGAGATGACTCGTTTCCATGAGTGTTGTATCCAGAGCCAGTCACAGACTGTGACCCCCACAGAATCCAGTAATGGAGATAGCAAACTTTCTATGAAGGAAAGAATCAGTGAGCTGGAGCTGCAGATTAGATGCTTGGAAGAGGAGATTCGCAGAGGAGATGCAAACGCCTTGAGACAGGCCTATGAACAGGAGCTGGAGACACTGAAG GTTACCTGTGAACTTGGCTTCGGCAGCATGGAGCAGAGTCATCAGAGGGTGATTGAGGAGATGCAGCGGCAACACCAGATAGAGGTGGAACAGCTgctggaagagaaagagagagtactCCAAGAAGAAACCAATGCCACAATTGCAG ccATTGAAGCCATGCGCAAAGCTCATAAGGAGGAGCTGGAGAAAAGTCAAAAAGCTCAGCAGAATGGAGCCAGCACAGACATCAACAAGCTGCGTGCCCAGTTTAA AGATGAGCTGGATTCACTACACAGGGAACTGGAGGTATTATCTGAGCAGTACTCTCAGAAATGCCTGGAGAATGCACACCTGAGTCGAGccatagagacagaaagacaagcCCTGATCTCTGTAGAGAGAGACAACCAGGAACTCCACACACGCAATCAA GAGCTGAATAAGCACTTGGTGGCTGAACTCTCCCTAATGCAGTCTTGTGTGAATGGAGGAGTGGACCAGTCAGAGCTGTCTCAGGGCAAAGATGTGATTCAGCTGGAG gtggcGTTAAGAGTGAAGGAGTCAGAAATTCAATGTCTGAAGCAAGAGATCAGCTCACTAAAGGAGGAGCTACAAGCTGCAAACAGA CGTTGTAAGAAGCTGCTGAATGAGTTGAGTGTTTCAGGTGTCAAATGTCAAAGTGCCTGTGTTAAGCACAGTGCCGAGACTTACAGACAACGGAGCCAAAGTTATG atgtGATAAAGTCAAAAAGTAATCCTGACTTCCTGAAGAACCGTATTAAACCAAACCAACCAACCAGATCCAAG AGTCTGAAGGAACGTCTCTCTGTCCAGGAGAGAATGAAGCTTTTTGAATCGGGCAGCAAATAG
- the kcnj12b gene encoding ATP-sensitive inward rectifier potassium channel 12, whose protein sequence is MSVGKTPRYNVVSSSEEDIHHHGNMPALGNGFGNGKIQTRRKPRTRFVNKTGQCNVSFSHMEEQSQRYLADIFTTCVDIRWRWMFFLFSLAFILSWLAFGFIFWLIALVHGDFDRTSSEEFTPCIMQVNSFVAAFLFSVETQTTIGYGFRCVTEECPLAVFMVVVQSILGCIIDAFMIGAIMAKMARPKKRAQTLLFSHNAVIAMRDGKLCLMWRVGNLRKSHIVEAHVRAQLIKPRVTEEGEYIPLDQIDINVGYDKGIDRIFLVSPLTIIHEINEESPLFGISKQDLVNEDFEIVVILEGMVEATAMTAQVRSSYLANEILWGHRFEPVVFEEKNHYKVDFTHFHKTYEVPSTPRCSAKDIEDRKSLLSSANFCYENELAFSREEEEEEDIRGILGTEMETLSASLNSDQRSHHIESEI, encoded by the coding sequence ATGAGTGTGGGAAAGACCCCTCGCTACAACGTTGTGTCATCGTCAGAGGAGGACATCCATCACCACGGCAACATGCCTGCCCTCGGCAATGGCTTTGGAAATGGTAAGATCCAGACGCGGCGAAAGCCACGCACCCGCTTTGTTAACAAAACCGGACAGTGTAACGTCAGCTTTTCACACATGGAAGAGCAATCACAGCGCTACTTGGCCGACATCTTCACAACATGTGTGGACATCCGTTGgcgctggatgttttttctcttctctcttgcTTTCATTCTGTCCTGGCTGGCGTTCGGTTTCATCTTCTGGCTCATTGCCCTTGTACATGGTGACTTTGACAGAACCTCCAGTGAAGAGTTCACACCCTGCATCATGCAGGTCAACAGTTTTGTGGCAGCCTTCCTGTTCTCAGTCGAGACCCAGACCACAATTGGTTATGGCTTCAGGTGTGTGACTGAAGAGTGCCCACTGGCTGTATTTATGGTTGTTGTTCAGTCCATTTTGGGTTGCATCATTGACGCTTTCATGATTGGTGCCATCATGGCCAAAATGGCCCGACCCAAAAAGCGTGCACAGACATTGCTATTTTCGCACAATGCTGTCATAGCTATGCGTGATGGAAAGCTGTGCTTGATGTGGCGTGTAGGAAACTTGCGCAAAAGTCACATTGTCGAGGCCCACGTACGAGCACAGCTGATTAAGCCAAGAGTGACGGAAGAGGGCGAGTACATCCCACTTGACCAGATCGACATCAACGTTGGCTACGACAAAGGCATCGATCGCATCTTCCTTGTTTCTCCTCTGACCATCATCCACGAGATAAACGAGGAGAGCCCGCTCTTTGGAATCAGCAAACAGGACCTAGTCAATGAAGACTTTGAGATTGTGGTGATCCTCGAGGGCATGGTCGAGGCCACGGCAATGACAGCTCAGGTGCGCAGCTCTTACCTGGCCAACGAAATCTTATGGGGTCATCGCTTTGAGCCAGTAGTGTTTGAGGAGAAGAACCACTACAAGGTAGACTTTACGCACTTCCACAAGACTTATGAGGTGCCCTCCACACCACGCTGCAGTGCCAAAGACATTGAGGACCGCAAGTCACTGCTCTCCAGTGCTAACTTCTGTTACGAGAATGAGTTGGCATTCAgcagggaggaagaggaggaggaagatatAAGGGGAATTTTGGGGACTGAGATGGAAACCCTATCAGCCAGCCTGAACTCTGACCAGAGATCACACCATATAGAGTCCGAGATATGA